A genomic segment from Brevundimonas mediterranea encodes:
- a CDS encoding adenylate kinase yields the protein MNLILFGPPAAGKGTQAKRLVEERGMVQLSTGDMLRAAIASGSELGLKVKDVLARGDLVTDEIVIALIEDRLPEAEAAGGAIFDGFPRTVAQAEALDAMLAKRGAQIDAVVRLKVDDSALLERIAKRYAEQGRPDDNPDTFVVRLDAYNRNTAPLLPYYEAQGKLTEADGMGSIDSVAKAIDEALA from the coding sequence GTGAACTTGATCCTGTTCGGACCGCCGGCGGCGGGCAAGGGGACACAGGCCAAGCGGCTGGTCGAAGAGCGGGGCATGGTCCAGCTCTCGACCGGCGACATGCTGCGGGCCGCCATCGCCTCGGGCTCGGAACTGGGGCTCAAGGTCAAGGACGTGCTGGCGCGCGGCGATCTGGTGACGGACGAGATCGTCATCGCCCTGATCGAGGATCGCCTGCCCGAGGCCGAGGCCGCCGGCGGCGCCATCTTCGACGGCTTCCCCCGCACCGTGGCCCAGGCCGAGGCCCTGGACGCCATGCTGGCCAAGCGCGGCGCCCAGATCGACGCCGTGGTGCGGCTGAAGGTCGATGATTCCGCCCTGCTGGAGCGGATCGCCAAACGCTATGCCGAACAGGGCCGTCCTGACGACAATCCCGACACCTTCGTGGTGCGTCTGGACGCCTACAACCGCAACACCGCCCCGCTGCTTCCCTATTATGAAGCCCAGGGCAAGCTGACCGAAGCGGACGGCATGGGCTCCATCGACTCCGTCGCCAAGGCGATCGACGAAGCTCTGGCGTGA
- the rplX gene encoding 50S ribosomal protein L24: MAAKIKKGDRVVVLTGKDKGRTGNVLKVLPTENRVLVEGVNMVQRHTRPSQADPQGGIKNKEASLHLSNVAIADANGKATRVGFKIDGDTKVRIAKTTGDVI; the protein is encoded by the coding sequence ATGGCCGCCAAGATCAAAAAGGGCGACCGCGTCGTCGTCCTCACCGGCAAGGACAAGGGCCGCACGGGCAACGTGCTGAAGGTCCTGCCCACCGAAAACCGCGTCCTGGTTGAAGGCGTCAACATGGTTCAGCGCCACACGCGCCCGAGCCAGGCTGACCCGCAGGGCGGCATCAAGAACAAGGAAGCCTCGCTTCACCTGTCGAACGTCGCGATCGCCGACGCCAACGGCAAGGCGACCCGCGTCGGCTTCAAGATCGATGGGGACACCAAGGTCCGCATCGCCAAGACGACGGGAGACGTCATCTGA
- a CDS encoding energy transducer TonB, whose translation MPDAKTPHERRRARRRWRAFVVFVGVAGAELGLALLLGQVKGRAPETLGTQPRPVEVLLYEPPPPISLEPPAPEIGGGAPAAPSRIHTPPPLKQPRPVELPAPPKQAPEPAPVVGVAPAASPAAGFGQGGQGSGSGSGVGSGSGPGAGSTRARVLRSPPVSEIRANHPRAARSRYGNAALSCVVRLDQRLEDCRVISETPAGLGFGEAALRLVDQFRVLPPTEGGRPVEGQRLVVGIDFGNRPR comes from the coding sequence ATGCCTGACGCCAAGACCCCTCATGAAAGAAGGCGCGCCCGCAGACGCTGGCGCGCCTTCGTCGTTTTCGTCGGAGTGGCCGGCGCCGAGCTGGGCCTCGCCCTGCTGCTGGGCCAGGTGAAGGGCAGGGCGCCGGAGACCTTGGGGACGCAGCCCCGCCCGGTCGAAGTCCTGCTCTATGAGCCGCCGCCGCCGATCTCGCTTGAGCCGCCTGCGCCGGAGATCGGGGGAGGCGCCCCAGCCGCGCCGTCGCGCATCCACACGCCCCCGCCGCTGAAGCAGCCACGTCCTGTCGAACTGCCCGCCCCGCCCAAACAGGCGCCTGAGCCGGCCCCGGTCGTCGGCGTCGCGCCCGCGGCTTCGCCGGCGGCCGGTTTTGGCCAGGGCGGGCAGGGGAGCGGCAGCGGATCCGGGGTAGGATCGGGCTCAGGGCCGGGCGCCGGCTCCACCCGGGCGCGGGTGCTCCGCTCTCCGCCCGTGTCGGAAATCCGCGCCAACCACCCCCGGGCGGCGCGCAGCCGATACGGCAATGCGGCCCTGTCCTGTGTCGTTCGCCTGGACCAGCGGCTGGAAGACTGCCGGGTGATCAGCGAGACGCCGGCGGGTCTGGGCTTCGGCGAGGCGGCCCTGCGCCTGGTCGATCAGTTCCGCGTCCTGCCCCCGACAGAGGGCGGCCGTCCGGTGGAGGGCCAGAGGCTGGTGGTGGGAATCGACTTCGGCAATCGGCCGCGTTGA
- the rpsM gene encoding 30S ribosomal protein S13 has protein sequence MARIAGVNIPTNKRVEIALQYIHGIGPAAAKDITEKVGIEPARRVNQLTDAEVLSIRETIDKDHTVEGDLRRETSMNIKRLMDLACYRGLRHRKGLPVRGQRTHTNARTRKGPAKPIAGKKK, from the coding sequence GTGGCCCGTATTGCTGGCGTCAACATCCCGACCAACAAGCGCGTTGAAATCGCGCTTCAGTACATCCATGGCATCGGCCCCGCCGCCGCCAAGGACATCACCGAGAAGGTCGGCATCGAGCCGGCTCGCCGGGTGAACCAGCTGACGGACGCCGAAGTCCTGTCGATCCGTGAAACGATCGACAAGGATCATACGGTCGAGGGCGACCTGCGCCGCGAGACGTCGATGAACATCAAGCGTCTGATGGACCTGGCCTGCTACCGCGGCCTGCGTCACCGCAAGGGCCTGCCGGTCCGTGGTCAGCGCACGCACACCAACGCCCGCACCCGCAAGGGTCCCGCCAAGCCGATCGCCGGCAAGAAGAAGTAA
- the rpsH gene encoding 30S ribosomal protein S8 yields MMINDPLSDMIARIKNAATRKRSKVLTPASRLRQRVLDVLQDEGYIRGYNLVQNPGEFPQFEIELKYFDGQPVIAEIARVSKPGRRVYSAIGDLKPVKNGLGISILSTSKGVMSDASARDANVGGEVLCRVY; encoded by the coding sequence ATGATGATCAACGATCCCCTGAGCGACATGATCGCTCGCATCAAGAACGCGGCGACCCGCAAGCGTTCCAAGGTGCTGACCCCCGCTTCCCGTCTGCGTCAGCGCGTCCTCGACGTGCTGCAGGACGAAGGCTACATCCGCGGCTACAACCTGGTTCAGAACCCGGGTGAGTTTCCGCAGTTCGAGATCGAGCTGAAGTACTTCGACGGCCAGCCCGTCATCGCCGAGATCGCGCGCGTGTCCAAGCCGGGCCGCCGCGTCTATTCGGCGATCGGCGATCTGAAGCCCGTCAAGAACGGCCTCGGCATCTCGATCCTCTCGACTTCGAAGGGCGTCATGTCCGACGCTTCTGCCCGCGACGCCAACGTCGGCGGCGAAGTCCTCTGCAGGGTCTACTGA
- the rpsN gene encoding 30S ribosomal protein S14 produces the protein MAKKSAVNRNEAVKALVAKYAAKRAALKATANDENLPLEERFDARLKLAELPRNSAPTRIRNRCEVTGRPRAFYRKLKMSRIALRELGNQGQIPGLTKSSW, from the coding sequence ATGGCTAAGAAGAGCGCCGTAAACCGCAACGAAGCCGTCAAGGCCCTGGTTGCGAAGTATGCCGCGAAGCGGGCCGCCCTGAAGGCGACCGCCAACGACGAAAACCTGCCGCTTGAGGAGCGTTTCGACGCGCGCCTGAAGCTGGCTGAACTGCCGCGCAACTCCGCGCCGACCCGTATTCGCAACCGTTGCGAAGTGACCGGTCGTCCGCGTGCGTTCTATCGCAAGCTCAAGATGAGCCGGATTGCGCTGCGCGAACTCGGCAACCAGGGCCAGATCCCTGGCCTGACCAAGTCCAGCTGGTAA
- the rpmD gene encoding 50S ribosomal protein L30, whose amino-acid sequence MAEQKTVTVKQTGSPIRRKNDQRATLVGLGLNRLGRESTLVDTPSVRGMIAKVAHLTEIVEK is encoded by the coding sequence ATGGCCGAGCAAAAGACCGTCACCGTCAAGCAGACCGGTTCGCCGATCCGCCGCAAGAACGACCAGCGCGCCACCCTGGTGGGCCTGGGTCTGAACCGCCTGGGTCGCGAATCGACCCTCGTGGACACGCCTTCGGTTCGTGGAATGATCGCCAAGGTCGCCCACCTGACCGAGATCGTCGAAAAGTAA
- the rplF gene encoding 50S ribosomal protein L6, producing the protein MSRIGKKTIAVPKGVTVTLDGQTVSVKGPKGESSWTVAEEIEVTREGDELSLGLRSDTQRGRAMWGLSRTLVDNMVVGVTTGFEKSLELVGVGYRAAMKGNALSLQLGFSHEVDIDPPAGVSFAVPKQTEIKILGSDKQAVGQIASVIRKLRPPEPYKGKGVRYAGEKVRRKEGKKK; encoded by the coding sequence ATGTCCCGTATTGGCAAGAAAACCATCGCTGTGCCGAAGGGCGTGACTGTCACGCTCGACGGTCAGACCGTCTCCGTGAAGGGCCCCAAGGGCGAGAGCTCCTGGACCGTCGCCGAGGAAATCGAAGTCACCCGGGAAGGCGACGAACTGTCGCTGGGCCTGCGGTCGGACACGCAACGCGGTCGCGCGATGTGGGGCCTGTCGCGCACGCTGGTCGACAACATGGTCGTCGGCGTCACCACCGGCTTCGAGAAGTCGCTTGAGCTGGTCGGCGTCGGTTACCGCGCCGCGATGAAGGGCAACGCCCTGTCGCTGCAGCTCGGCTTCTCGCACGAAGTCGACATCGATCCCCCGGCCGGCGTCAGCTTCGCTGTTCCGAAGCAAACCGAGATCAAGATCTTGGGTTCGGACAAGCAGGCCGTCGGTCAGATCGCCTCGGTCATCCGCAAGCTGCGTCCGCCGGAGCCCTACAAGGGCAAGGGCGTCCGTTACGCGGGCGAGAAGGTCCGTCGCAAGGAAGGCAAGAAGAAGTAA
- the rplQ gene encoding 50S ribosomal protein L17, with the protein MRHGAAHRKLGRTTSHRTAMFANMAASLIKHEQITTTLPKAKELRPFVEKLVTLAKKGDLHARRQAISQVRDVPQVGKLFETLGPRYSERNGGYIRIMKAGFRHGDNAPMAVIEFVDRDVEAKGKDSGPVLAFEGDDEA; encoded by the coding sequence ATGCGCCACGGCGCCGCCCATCGTAAACTCGGTCGCACGACCAGCCACCGCACCGCCATGTTCGCGAACATGGCCGCCTCGCTGATCAAGCACGAGCAAATCACCACGACCCTGCCCAAGGCGAAGGAACTGCGTCCCTTCGTCGAGAAGCTGGTCACCCTGGCCAAGAAGGGCGATCTGCACGCCCGTCGTCAGGCCATCAGCCAGGTTCGCGACGTGCCGCAAGTCGGCAAGCTGTTCGAAACGCTCGGCCCGCGCTACAGCGAGCGTAACGGCGGCTATATCCGCATCATGAAGGCGGGCTTCCGCCACGGCGACAACGCCCCGATGGCCGTGATCGAGTTCGTCGATCGCGACGTCGAAGCCAAGGGCAAGGACTCCGGTCCGGTCCTGGCCTTCGAAGGCGACGACGAGGCCTGA
- the rplE gene encoding 50S ribosomal protein L5: MATEKYTPRLKGEYQARIRQVLKEKFGYTNEMQVPKLDKIVLNMGIGEAVADSKKANAALKDLTAIAGQKAVATKARNSIAGFKLREGMVIGGKVTLRGDQMYEFLDRFITIALPRVKDFRGLKGTSFDGRGNYATGLKEHIVFPEINYDQIDQMWGMDIIVCTTAKTDEEAKALLTEFKFPFVKN, encoded by the coding sequence ATGGCTACCGAGAAGTACACCCCGCGCCTCAAGGGCGAGTACCAGGCGCGCATCCGCCAGGTGCTGAAGGAAAAGTTCGGCTACACGAACGAAATGCAGGTGCCCAAGCTGGACAAGATCGTCCTGAACATGGGCATCGGCGAAGCCGTCGCGGACTCCAAGAAGGCGAACGCCGCCCTCAAGGATCTGACGGCCATCGCCGGTCAGAAGGCCGTCGCCACCAAGGCCCGTAACTCCATCGCCGGCTTCAAGCTGCGCGAGGGCATGGTCATCGGCGGCAAGGTCACCCTGCGCGGCGACCAGATGTACGAGTTCCTGGACCGGTTCATCACGATCGCGCTGCCGCGCGTGAAGGATTTCCGTGGTCTGAAGGGCACGTCGTTTGACGGTCGCGGCAACTACGCCACCGGTCTGAAGGAACACATCGTGTTCCCGGAAATCAACTACGACCAGATCGACCAGATGTGGGGCATGGACATCATCGTCTGCACCACGGCCAAGACCGATGAGGAAGCCAAGGCTCTCCTCACCGAGTTCAAGTTCCCGTTCGTGAAGAACTGA
- the rplO gene encoding 50S ribosomal protein L15, with protein sequence MKLNEIRDNEGAHKKRMRVGRGPGSGKGKTSGRGVKGQKSRTGVSLLGFEGGQMPLYMRMPKRGFNNPNALKLAEVNLWRLQDAIDAGKLDAKSELKGDALVAAGVIRRVKDGVRLLGTGEVKQALNLVVWSATAGAKKAIEAAGGTVLEQRIEAEAKAAARVEKRNAAKGKAPAPKAPRGDENKISARTKRAAAKA encoded by the coding sequence ATGAAACTGAACGAAATCCGCGACAACGAAGGCGCGCACAAGAAGCGCATGCGTGTCGGCCGTGGCCCCGGTTCGGGCAAGGGCAAGACCTCGGGCCGCGGCGTCAAGGGTCAGAAGTCGCGTACCGGCGTCAGCCTGCTGGGCTTCGAAGGCGGCCAGATGCCGCTGTACATGCGTATGCCCAAGCGCGGCTTCAACAACCCGAACGCCCTGAAGCTGGCCGAAGTGAACCTGTGGCGCCTGCAAGACGCCATCGACGCCGGCAAGCTGGACGCCAAGTCGGAACTGAAGGGCGACGCCCTGGTCGCCGCTGGCGTGATCCGTCGCGTCAAGGACGGCGTGCGTCTGCTCGGCACCGGTGAAGTCAAGCAAGCCCTGAATCTGGTCGTCTGGTCGGCCACCGCCGGCGCCAAGAAGGCCATCGAAGCCGCTGGCGGCACCGTGCTGGAACAACGTATCGAAGCCGAAGCCAAGGCCGCTGCGCGCGTCGAGAAGCGCAACGCCGCCAAGGGCAAGGCTCCGGCTCCGAAGGCCCCGCGCGGCGACGAGAACAAGATCTCGGCCCGCACCAAGCGCGCCGCCGCCAAGGCCTAA
- the rpsK gene encoding 30S ribosomal protein S11, translating to MAKEPGRVKKRERKNITSGVAHVNASFNNTMVTITDAQGNAISWSSAGHMGFKGSRKSTPYAAQMAAEDAGKKAQEHGVKTLEVNVSGPGSGRESALRALQSVGLTITTIRDVTPMPHNGCRPPKRRRV from the coding sequence ATGGCCAAGGAACCGGGTCGCGTAAAGAAGCGCGAGCGCAAGAACATCACCTCGGGCGTCGCCCACGTGAACGCCAGCTTCAACAACACCATGGTGACCATCACCGACGCGCAGGGAAATGCGATTTCCTGGTCGTCGGCCGGTCACATGGGCTTCAAGGGCTCGCGTAAGTCGACCCCGTATGCGGCTCAGATGGCCGCTGAAGACGCCGGCAAGAAGGCGCAGGAACACGGCGTGAAGACGCTGGAAGTGAACGTCTCGGGTCCGGGTTCCGGCCGTGAATCGGCCCTGCGCGCGCTGCAGTCGGTCGGTCTGACGATCACCACCATCCGCGACGTCACGCCGATGCCGCACAACGGTTGCCGTCCGCCCAAGCGTCGTCGCGTCTAA
- the rpsE gene encoding 30S ribosomal protein S5: MAHQPQRGGGGNDRNRRDNRNGPAVDGPDSDIVEKLVHINRVAATVKGGRRFSFAALMVVGDGKGRVGFGHGKAREVPEAIRKATEEAKKTMIRVPLRENRTLHHDGNGRWGAGKIMMRAAPPGTGVIAGGPMRAVLETLGVQDVVGKSTGSSNPYNMIRATFEALKVQSSPRQVASKRGKKVADLMGRRNDGASAPEAVES, encoded by the coding sequence ATGGCGCATCAACCCCAGCGCGGCGGCGGCGGTAACGATCGCAACCGTCGTGACAATCGCAACGGTCCCGCTGTCGACGGTCCGGATTCGGACATCGTCGAGAAGCTGGTTCACATCAACCGCGTTGCGGCCACCGTCAAAGGCGGCCGTCGGTTCTCCTTCGCCGCCCTGATGGTCGTCGGCGACGGCAAGGGCCGCGTCGGTTTCGGTCACGGCAAGGCGCGTGAAGTGCCGGAAGCCATCCGCAAGGCGACCGAAGAAGCCAAGAAGACCATGATCCGCGTTCCGCTTCGCGAGAACCGCACCCTGCATCACGACGGCAACGGCCGTTGGGGCGCCGGCAAGATCATGATGCGCGCCGCCCCTCCCGGGACCGGCGTCATCGCGGGCGGTCCGATGCGCGCCGTGCTCGAAACCCTCGGCGTCCAGGACGTCGTGGGCAAGTCGACCGGCTCGTCGAACCCCTACAACATGATCCGCGCGACGTTCGAAGCGCTGAAGGTCCAGTCCTCGCCCCGTCAGGTCGCGTCCAAGCGCGGCAAGAAGGTCGCGGATCTGATGGGCCGTCGCAACGACGGCGCCTCGGCGCCCGAAGCTGTGGAGTCCTAA
- a CDS encoding DNA-directed RNA polymerase subunit alpha — protein MIERNWQELIRPEKPQIEIGSDAQRKARLVAEPLERGFGVTLGNALRRVLLSSLQGAAVTAIQIDGVVHEFSSLEGVREDVVDIVLNIKQLALRMHAEGPKRMTLRATGPGAVTAGQIDVSADIEVLNPDHVICTLDDGASVRMELTVQNGKGYVAAELNRPEDAPIGLIAVDALYSPVKRVAYRVEPTRQGQSLDYDKLLLEVETNGAVTPVDAVAYAARILQDQLQIFITFEEPKKAVEQSDGKPDLPFNPALLKKVDELELSVRSANCLKNDNIVYIGDLIQKTEGEMLRTPNFGRKSLNEIKEVLATMGLSLGMDVPNWPPENIEDLAKKFDDQI, from the coding sequence ATGATCGAAAGAAACTGGCAAGAGCTGATCCGTCCCGAGAAGCCGCAGATCGAGATCGGTTCCGACGCCCAGCGCAAGGCGCGCCTGGTGGCCGAACCTCTCGAACGTGGCTTCGGCGTGACGCTCGGCAACGCGCTCCGTCGCGTTCTGCTGTCCTCGCTGCAAGGCGCGGCCGTCACCGCCATCCAGATCGACGGCGTCGTTCATGAATTCTCGTCGCTGGAAGGCGTTCGGGAAGACGTGGTCGACATCGTCCTGAACATCAAGCAACTGGCGCTGCGCATGCACGCCGAAGGCCCCAAGCGCATGACCCTGCGCGCCACGGGTCCCGGCGCCGTGACGGCCGGCCAGATCGACGTGTCGGCGGACATCGAGGTCCTGAACCCCGATCACGTCATCTGCACCCTGGACGACGGCGCGTCGGTCCGCATGGAACTGACCGTCCAGAACGGCAAGGGCTACGTCGCCGCCGAGCTGAACCGTCCGGAAGATGCGCCGATCGGCCTGATCGCCGTCGACGCCCTGTATTCGCCGGTCAAGCGCGTCGCCTATCGCGTCGAGCCGACCCGTCAGGGCCAGTCGCTGGATTACGACAAGCTGCTGCTGGAAGTCGAAACCAATGGCGCGGTCACGCCGGTTGACGCCGTGGCCTACGCCGCGCGCATCCTGCAAGACCAACTGCAGATCTTCATCACCTTCGAAGAGCCCAAGAAGGCTGTCGAGCAGTCGGACGGCAAGCCCGACCTGCCCTTCAACCCGGCCCTGCTGAAGAAGGTGGACGAGCTGGAGCTGTCGGTCCGTTCGGCCAACTGCCTGAAGAACGACAACATCGTCTACATCGGCGACCTGATCCAGAAGACCGAGGGCGAAATGCTTCGCACCCCGAACTTCGGCCGTAAGTCGCTGAACGAGATCAAGGAAGTTCTCGCGACGATGGGCCTCAGCCTCGGCATGGACGTGCCGAACTGGCCGCCCGAAAACATCGAAGATCTGGCCAAGAAGTTCGACGACCAGATCTAA
- a CDS encoding LysR substrate-binding domain-containing protein, whose amino-acid sequence MKPAAPPPLNALRTFEAFARHGSMTRAAAELCVTHGAVSRQIAALQASLGVVLVSGPRHALVLTEAGSQLAERLTPAFGAIADAVQATRHGAAREIEISCLGTFALKWLIPRLPGFLEAHPEVRVRLSESYQRVDYRRDRFDGAIRIVEPDEVHPRAQATRFLPQHQGPVGAPEVMARLPTLAAVAGAPRLRSATFRRAWPAWAALVGLDLPPARVEREFAHNHSMVEAAVSGMGVAIAPWAFVAPDVVAGRLAAPFGFVERPSWFAFLRPEGRRDAAVDAFRDWLVVEGARSPPPPIPSTDPDAGTRR is encoded by the coding sequence ATGAAGCCCGCCGCGCCGCCGCCGCTGAACGCCCTGCGCACCTTCGAGGCCTTCGCCCGCCACGGCAGCATGACCCGCGCCGCCGCCGAGCTTTGCGTCACCCATGGCGCGGTCAGCCGCCAGATCGCGGCCTTGCAGGCCTCGCTGGGCGTGGTGCTGGTGTCCGGCCCGCGTCACGCCCTGGTCCTGACCGAGGCGGGGTCGCAGTTGGCCGAGCGCCTGACCCCGGCCTTCGGCGCCATAGCCGACGCGGTTCAGGCGACCCGTCACGGCGCCGCGCGCGAGATCGAGATCTCCTGCCTGGGCACCTTCGCGCTGAAATGGCTGATCCCCCGCCTGCCGGGGTTTCTGGAAGCCCATCCCGAGGTGCGGGTGCGGTTGTCGGAATCCTACCAGCGGGTCGATTATCGGCGGGACCGGTTCGACGGCGCCATCCGCATCGTCGAGCCGGACGAGGTTCATCCGCGCGCCCAGGCGACACGTTTTCTGCCCCAGCATCAGGGACCGGTCGGGGCCCCGGAGGTGATGGCGCGGCTGCCGACCCTGGCGGCCGTGGCCGGCGCCCCGCGTCTGCGCTCGGCCACCTTCCGTCGCGCCTGGCCGGCCTGGGCCGCCCTGGTGGGCCTGGACCTGCCCCCGGCCCGGGTGGAGCGCGAGTTCGCGCATAATCATTCGATGGTCGAGGCCGCCGTGTCCGGCATGGGCGTCGCCATCGCGCCCTGGGCCTTTGTGGCGCCGGACGTCGTGGCGGGGCGGCTGGCGGCCCCCTTCGGCTTTGTCGAACGTCCGTCCTGGTTCGCCTTCCTGCGCCCCGAGGGCCGCCGGGACGCCGCTGTGGACGCCTTCCGCGACTGGCTGGTGGTGGAAGGCGCGCGCAGCCCGCCTCCGCCTATTCCTTCGACAGATCCTGACGCTGGAACCAGGCGATAG
- a CDS encoding GNAT family N-acetyltransferase, protein MSVAIVDYRPDHAAAWARLNEAWLAEGGFAIEAKDRRSIDDPHGVFIAGGGRIFIAERDGEAVGCCALIRIPDGFEVSKMTVTPAARGLGLARRLLEACEAAAREAEATLLYLETNSALTPAIALYESFGFIHLPPRPTPYARADVFMEKRL, encoded by the coding sequence ATGTCCGTCGCCATCGTCGATTACCGCCCCGACCACGCCGCCGCCTGGGCCCGGCTGAACGAGGCCTGGCTGGCCGAGGGCGGCTTCGCCATCGAGGCCAAGGACCGGCGCTCCATAGACGATCCGCACGGGGTCTTCATCGCCGGCGGCGGGCGGATCTTCATCGCCGAACGGGACGGAGAGGCGGTCGGCTGCTGCGCCCTGATCCGTATTCCTGACGGCTTCGAGGTGTCGAAGATGACGGTGACACCGGCCGCCCGCGGCCTGGGCCTGGCGCGGCGCCTGCTGGAGGCCTGCGAGGCGGCGGCGCGCGAGGCGGAGGCGACGCTTCTGTATCTCGAGACCAACAGCGCCCTGACGCCGGCCATCGCCCTGTACGAAAGCTTCGGCTTCATCCACCTGCCGCCCCGCCCGACCCCCTACGCCCGCGCCGACGTCTTCATGGAGAAGCGGCTTTAG
- the secY gene encoding preprotein translocase subunit SecY: MASAAEQLAANMNMGSFAKATELHKRLLFTLGALLVYRIGTYVPIPGINSQAFLQFFQDPSGQRGILDMFNMFSGGAVERMAIFALNVAPYISASIIVQLMGTVYPPWEKLKKEGGESGRKQLNQYTRYLTVFLALAQSLGIAAGLNAQPGLVDNPGIFFLVSTVVTLTGGTMFLMWLGEQVTARGVGNGISLIIFAGIVAVLPSTIARMLGLAQQGQMSAFALLFIAVLAVATVVFIVFMERAQRRLLIQYPKRQEGNRMAGGERSFLPLKVNTAGVIPPIFASSLLMLPTTVASLTANADLPDYLGWLPLVTSQLTHGQPLFMALYAALIIFFCFFYTSITFNPEDTAENLRKYGGFLPGIRPGKRTAEYLDYVLTRLTVIGAAYITAVCLLPEFLVAQMGNSLYFGGTSILIVVSVTMDTVAQIQSQLLAHQYEGLIKKAKLRGRGGRGAPTPVRR; this comes from the coding sequence ATGGCTTCGGCCGCAGAACAACTCGCCGCCAATATGAACATGGGCTCGTTCGCGAAAGCGACCGAGCTGCACAAGCGCCTGCTGTTCACGCTGGGCGCCTTGCTGGTTTATCGCATCGGCACCTATGTGCCGATCCCGGGCATCAATTCGCAGGCCTTCCTGCAGTTCTTCCAGGACCCCTCGGGTCAGCGCGGCATCCTGGACATGTTCAACATGTTCTCGGGCGGCGCGGTCGAGCGGATGGCCATCTTCGCGCTGAACGTCGCGCCCTATATCTCGGCGTCGATCATCGTGCAGCTGATGGGCACCGTGTATCCGCCCTGGGAGAAGCTGAAGAAGGAAGGCGGCGAGAGCGGCCGCAAGCAGCTGAACCAGTACACCCGCTATCTGACGGTGTTCCTGGCCCTGGCCCAGTCGCTGGGCATCGCGGCGGGTCTGAACGCCCAGCCGGGTCTGGTCGACAATCCGGGGATCTTCTTCCTGGTCTCGACCGTCGTGACCCTGACGGGCGGCACCATGTTCCTGATGTGGCTGGGTGAGCAGGTGACGGCGCGCGGCGTCGGCAACGGCATCTCGCTGATCATCTTCGCCGGCATCGTGGCGGTCCTGCCGTCCACCATCGCCCGCATGCTGGGCCTGGCCCAGCAGGGTCAGATGTCCGCCTTCGCCCTGTTGTTCATCGCCGTTCTGGCCGTGGCGACCGTGGTCTTCATCGTCTTCATGGAACGCGCCCAGCGCCGGCTTCTGATCCAGTATCCGAAGCGCCAGGAAGGCAACCGCATGGCCGGGGGCGAACGCTCGTTCCTGCCGCTGAAGGTCAACACCGCCGGGGTCATCCCGCCGATCTTCGCCTCGTCCCTGCTGATGCTGCCGACCACGGTGGCCAGCCTGACCGCCAACGCGGACCTGCCCGACTATCTGGGCTGGCTGCCGCTGGTCACGTCGCAGCTGACGCACGGCCAGCCGCTGTTCATGGCCCTGTACGCGGCCCTGATCATCTTCTTCTGCTTCTTCTACACCTCGATCACCTTCAACCCGGAGGACACGGCCGAGAACCTGCGCAAATATGGCGGCTTCCTGCCGGGCATCCGTCCGGGCAAGCGCACGGCAGAGTATCTGGACTATGTCCTGACCCGTCTGACGGTGATCGGCGCGGCCTATATCACCGCCGTCTGTCTGCTGCCCGAGTTCCTGGTCGCCCAGATGGGCAACAGCCTCTACTTCGGCGGAACGTCTATCTTGATTGTCGTGTCGGTCACGATGGACACTGTGGCCCAGATCCAGTCCCAACTGCTGGCGCACCAGTACGAGGGCCTGATCAAGAAGGCCAAGCTGCGCGGTCGCGGCGGTCGTGGCGCGCCCACTCCGGTGCGGCGCTGA
- the rplR gene encoding 50S ribosomal protein L18, whose amino-acid sequence MALSLRQQAKRRSERTRRRLKAVANGRLRLSVYRSDKNISAQIIDDAQGVTVVAASSLEGGKGKRGSDTAAAAAIGKLIAERAIEKGVKDVVFDRGEYIYHGRVKALAEAAREAGLNF is encoded by the coding sequence ATGGCTCTTTCTCTTCGACAACAAGCCAAGCGCCGCTCGGAGCGCACCCGTCGCCGCCTGAAGGCCGTCGCCAACGGCCGTCTGCGCCTGTCGGTGTACCGTTCGGACAAGAACATCTCGGCCCAGATCATCGACGACGCCCAGGGCGTGACCGTCGTTGCGGCCTCGTCGCTGGAAGGCGGCAAGGGCAAGCGCGGTTCGGACACGGCCGCAGCCGCAGCGATCGGCAAACTGATCGCCGAACGCGCCATCGAGAAGGGCGTCAAGGACGTCGTCTTCGACCGTGGCGAGTACATCTATCACGGCCGGGTCAAGGCGCTGGCGGAAGCCGCGCGCGAAGCCGGCCTGAACTTCTAA